A portion of the Achromobacter sp. MFA1 R4 genome contains these proteins:
- a CDS encoding HlyD family secretion protein has translation MAGHVSGALPALREELLLHRAPPNHDGSPAWTLEDPGRGLFFQIGWAEAEMLARWGLGSADAVASAAARDTTLAVSEEDVQDFAQFLQANSLAQLRGPDAIARYAREAQARRSSHWLKSLVHQYLFFRIPLVRPDAFLERTLPAVRRALLSGVFFRLTLAAGVLGLFLAARQWDQFLHTFLHFFTLEGALAAAVTLGAAKVLHELGHAYAAKHHGCRVATMGVAFMVMWPVLYTDTSGAWRLASRRQRMSIGAAGMLAETALAAWATLAWSFLPDGMLRSAAFTLATTTWLLTLAVNLNPLMRFDGYFLLTDALNVPNLQNRSFALARWRLREWLFGLGEDRPEVFAPWRERTLIAYAFCVWIYRFFLFLGIALLVYHMAFKLLGIVLFAIEIVAFVLRPIYAELRAWRERLTRHRGGGWNRRSRITACAALIAVLAVIVPWRTRVEAPALMRAAQQARIVAPAGAQIQQIAIGPGQPVRAGETLFVLDAPDIAHEIDSLARRIRLLQWQQSFQAMTRDTAASVPVAAGELQAARERLDVLSRQRQQLTIRAPFDGVAAELADPLAPGEWVGEGEWLASLADPAHMIVEAYASESDLHRLPAGARARFLPEDPGQGAIALVVADIGATATRRLNAAPELSSSHGGAVAAVQAPQGAGRPDPESQGLVPESAVYRVMLRPADASGAAMPRLQALRGTVVIDGQAESLLRRAWRRGAAVLVREAGF, from the coding sequence ATGGCTGGGCATGTGAGCGGCGCGCTGCCCGCGCTGCGCGAAGAGCTGCTGCTGCATCGCGCGCCGCCCAACCACGACGGCTCGCCGGCCTGGACGCTGGAAGACCCGGGCCGCGGCCTGTTCTTCCAGATCGGCTGGGCGGAAGCGGAAATGCTGGCGCGCTGGGGCCTGGGCAGCGCCGATGCGGTCGCCAGCGCGGCGGCCCGCGACACCACGCTGGCGGTCAGCGAGGAAGACGTCCAGGACTTTGCCCAGTTCCTGCAGGCCAACAGCCTGGCGCAACTGCGCGGCCCCGACGCCATCGCGCGCTACGCCAGGGAAGCGCAGGCGCGGCGCAGCAGCCATTGGCTCAAGAGCCTGGTCCACCAGTACCTGTTCTTCCGCATTCCGCTGGTCCGTCCCGACGCGTTTCTCGAACGCACGCTGCCCGCGGTGCGGCGCGCGCTGCTGTCGGGCGTCTTCTTCCGCCTGACGCTGGCGGCCGGCGTACTGGGGCTGTTTCTGGCCGCGCGCCAGTGGGACCAGTTCCTGCACACCTTCCTGCACTTTTTCACGCTGGAAGGCGCGCTGGCCGCCGCCGTCACGCTGGGCGCGGCCAAGGTGCTGCACGAGCTGGGCCACGCGTACGCGGCCAAGCACCATGGCTGCCGCGTCGCCACCATGGGCGTGGCGTTCATGGTCATGTGGCCGGTGCTGTACACCGACACGTCGGGGGCCTGGCGCCTGGCCAGCCGGCGCCAGCGCATGTCCATCGGCGCCGCCGGCATGCTGGCCGAGACCGCGCTGGCCGCCTGGGCCACGCTCGCGTGGAGCTTCCTGCCCGACGGCATGTTGCGCAGCGCCGCGTTCACCCTGGCGACGACGACCTGGCTGCTGACCCTGGCCGTCAACCTCAATCCGCTGATGCGCTTTGACGGCTACTTCCTGCTGACCGATGCGCTCAATGTCCCCAACCTGCAGAACCGGTCGTTCGCGCTGGCGCGGTGGCGGCTGCGCGAATGGCTGTTCGGACTGGGCGAGGACCGGCCCGAGGTGTTCGCGCCGTGGCGCGAGCGCACGCTGATCGCCTACGCGTTCTGCGTGTGGATCTACCGATTCTTCCTGTTCCTGGGCATTGCCCTGCTGGTCTATCACATGGCATTCAAACTGCTGGGCATCGTCCTGTTCGCCATCGAGATCGTGGCGTTCGTCCTACGCCCCATCTACGCCGAACTGCGCGCCTGGCGCGAACGCCTGACCCGCCATCGCGGCGGCGGCTGGAACCGCCGCAGCCGCATCACGGCGTGCGCCGCGCTCATCGCGGTGCTGGCCGTCATCGTGCCGTGGCGCACGCGCGTCGAGGCGCCCGCGCTGATGCGCGCGGCGCAGCAGGCCCGCATCGTCGCGCCCGCGGGCGCGCAGATCCAGCAGATCGCCATCGGCCCGGGCCAGCCCGTGCGCGCCGGCGAGACGCTGTTCGTGCTGGACGCGCCCGACATCGCGCACGAGATCGATTCGCTGGCGCGCCGCATCCGGTTGCTGCAATGGCAGCAATCCTTTCAGGCCATGACCCGCGACACCGCCGCCTCGGTGCCGGTCGCCGCCGGCGAACTGCAGGCGGCGCGCGAGCGCCTCGATGTGCTGTCGCGCCAGCGCCAGCAGCTCACCATCCGCGCGCCCTTCGACGGCGTCGCCGCGGAGCTGGCCGATCCGCTCGCGCCGGGCGAATGGGTCGGCGAAGGCGAATGGCTGGCCTCGCTGGCCGATCCGGCGCACATGATCGTCGAAGCCTACGCGTCCGAAAGCGACCTGCATCGCCTGCCCGCCGGGGCCCGCGCGCGGTTCTTGCCCGAGGACCCCGGACAGGGCGCCATCGCCCTGGTCGTGGCCGACATCGGCGCCACCGCCACCCGGCGCCTGAACGCCGCGCCCGAGCTAAGTTCCTCGCATGGCGGCGCGGTCGCCGCCGTGCAGGCGCCGCAGGGCGCGGGTCGTCCCGACCCCGAATCGCAAGGGCTCGTGCCCGAGAGCGCCGTCTATCGCGTGATGCTGCGCCCCGCCGACGCCTCCGGTGCTGCGATGCCGCGCCTGCAGGCCCTGCGCGGCACCGTGGTCATCGACGGACAGGCCGAAAGCCTGCTGCGGCGCGCATGGCGGCGCGGCGCGGCGGTGCTGGTGCGCGAAGCCGGCTTCTGA
- a CDS encoding MerR family transcriptional regulator translates to MGNTIEPAHPASEDSHITYRSGVAARLAGLSPETLRVWERRYNLTQVERSARGQRLYSAEQVRRLSLLKQLVDQGHAIGVLAPMSMDQLQELAGAAARQPKPQGPLRLGVIGANLARRIAGSGRDGLDLVVQQHWPALDQVALAPPDGDIEVLVIELSELHDSAMPLIVAAAQACGGAAVVVLYRFCASATIRALRAHGCLAARVPADIGELLLLCRSALAGERLPPVQAPSAPPELRFDEHALFTIMASGSGLKCECPRHLADLLLMVGSFERYSAQCASRNDEDAQLHNELGRAAGQARAILEVAMERLARTEGLPLPAGIAKGDAGKKTR, encoded by the coding sequence ATGGGGAACACCATAGAACCCGCGCATCCGGCTTCAGAGGACAGCCACATCACCTATCGCAGCGGCGTGGCGGCCCGCCTGGCGGGGTTGTCACCGGAAACCCTGCGCGTCTGGGAACGCCGCTACAACCTCACGCAGGTCGAGCGCTCGGCGCGCGGACAACGGCTGTACTCGGCCGAACAGGTCCGCCGGCTCAGCCTGCTCAAGCAGCTGGTCGATCAGGGACATGCCATCGGCGTGCTGGCGCCCATGTCCATGGACCAGTTGCAGGAACTCGCCGGCGCGGCCGCCCGGCAACCCAAGCCGCAGGGACCGCTCAGGCTGGGCGTCATCGGCGCCAACCTGGCCCGGCGCATTGCCGGCAGCGGCCGCGACGGATTGGATCTGGTGGTGCAACAACACTGGCCGGCGCTGGATCAGGTCGCGCTCGCGCCGCCGGATGGCGACATCGAAGTCCTGGTGATCGAACTGTCCGAACTGCACGACAGCGCCATGCCGCTGATCGTCGCCGCCGCGCAAGCCTGCGGCGGGGCCGCCGTGGTCGTGCTGTACCGCTTCTGCGCCAGCGCGACGATCCGCGCCTTGCGCGCGCACGGCTGCCTGGCCGCGCGCGTGCCGGCGGACATCGGCGAACTGCTGCTGCTGTGCCGCTCGGCGCTGGCGGGCGAGCGCCTGCCCCCGGTCCAGGCGCCGAGCGCGCCGCCGGAACTGCGATTCGACGAACACGCGCTCTTCACCATCATGGCGTCCGGCAGCGGGCTCAAATGCGAGTGCCCGAGGCACCTGGCGGACCTGCTGCTGATGGTGGGAAGCTTCGAGCGCTACAGCGCGCAGTGCGCCTCGCGCAACGACGAAGACGCGCAGTTGCACAACGAACTGGGCCGCGCCGCAGGCCAGGCGCGCGCGATCCTCGAAGTCGCGATGGAAAGACTGGCAAGGACCGAAGGGCTGCCCTTGCCGGCAGGAATCGCCAAAGGGGACGCGGGCAAAAAAACGCGCTGA
- a CDS encoding efflux RND transporter periplasmic adaptor subunit, protein MIRSATRAGLLLAVCLAVPAAGHAQTSTPQAPVAAIAAPAPDSARAQLVAARRAVISSSLSGKIDALPFREGDRFKQGDVLVAYDCALNRARLERAVLAESAARKKQAVAEQLEALRSISRSDVEQARAAVAVARAESSAERVLVDRCAINAPFAGRVGETYARAAESVAEGEKLLSIYDDSAFELEAIVPSRWLAWLKPGSALRITVDETGRTYEAAVSHIAGAVDPVSQSVKIIGRLADAQDTAAQLLPGMSGSVRVDLPATGAP, encoded by the coding sequence GTGATCCGCTCCGCCACGCGCGCGGGCCTGCTGCTGGCGGTCTGCCTGGCCGTACCCGCGGCCGGCCATGCGCAGACGTCCACGCCGCAGGCGCCCGTCGCCGCCATTGCCGCTCCCGCCCCCGACAGCGCCCGCGCGCAACTGGTGGCCGCGCGCCGCGCCGTCATCTCCAGCAGCCTGTCCGGCAAGATCGACGCGCTGCCGTTTCGCGAGGGCGACCGCTTCAAGCAGGGCGATGTGCTGGTCGCCTACGACTGCGCCTTGAACCGCGCCCGCCTGGAACGCGCCGTGCTGGCCGAGTCGGCCGCGCGCAAAAAGCAGGCCGTCGCCGAACAGCTCGAAGCGCTGCGCTCCATCAGCCGTTCCGACGTCGAACAGGCGCGCGCGGCCGTGGCCGTCGCGCGCGCGGAAAGCAGCGCCGAACGCGTCCTCGTGGACCGCTGCGCCATCAACGCGCCGTTCGCGGGCCGGGTCGGCGAAACCTACGCGCGCGCCGCCGAAAGCGTGGCCGAGGGCGAGAAGCTCCTCAGCATCTACGACGACTCGGCCTTCGAGCTGGAAGCGATCGTGCCGTCGCGCTGGCTGGCCTGGCTCAAGCCCGGCTCGGCGCTGCGCATCACGGTCGACGAGACGGGACGCACCTACGAGGCCGCGGTGTCGCACATCGCGGGCGCGGTGGACCCGGTCAGCCAGTCGGTCAAGATCATCGGACGCCTCGCGGATGCGCAGGACACCGCCGCGCAACTGCTGCCGGGCATGAGCGGCAGCGTCCGCGTGGACCTTCCCGCCACGGGCGCGCCGTGA
- a CDS encoding fasciclin domain-containing protein, which translates to MKRLLAGISLSLALGSAYAADIVDTAKSAGSFNTLVTAVQAAGLVDTLKGPGPFTVFAPTDEAFAKVPKDKLDALLKDKAALTKVLTYHVVPGKVMAKDVKAGPVKTVEGSSLTVTVKGGTVMVDNAKVVKTDVVADNGVIHVIDTVLMPK; encoded by the coding sequence ATGAAACGTCTTCTGGCAGGTATTTCGCTCTCCCTGGCGCTGGGCAGCGCCTATGCCGCCGACATCGTCGACACCGCCAAGTCGGCGGGGTCTTTCAATACCCTGGTCACGGCCGTGCAGGCGGCCGGGCTGGTCGATACCTTGAAGGGGCCGGGCCCGTTCACCGTGTTCGCGCCGACCGACGAGGCCTTCGCCAAGGTGCCCAAGGACAAGCTCGACGCGCTGCTCAAGGACAAGGCGGCCCTGACCAAGGTGCTGACGTATCACGTCGTGCCCGGCAAGGTCATGGCCAAGGACGTGAAGGCCGGCCCCGTGAAAACGGTGGAGGGCAGCTCGCTGACGGTGACCGTCAAGGGCGGGACGGTCATGGTGGATAACGCGAAAGTGGTGAAGACGGATGTCGTGGCCGACAACGGCGTCATTCACGTCATCGATACCGTGCTCATGCCGAAGTAG
- a CDS encoding efflux RND transporter periplasmic adaptor subunit: MTDAVSKEQRLAALLQLEKRARACADTEGLGFLMVNDTHALAPYRQAALWLPGAGADGRIAALSGLAVPDANAPYTAWLAGLLSRRADDGTSGGFSASPDEQTMWAEHLPGHGLLLRLPLDAADGARPRDALLALWRDAPWTGAETAMLGLLADAYAHAWRALAPARAPRGAAAWWSRLRHGRRRTRIWLALGLAAVALLFVPVRQSVLAPAEIVARAPMAVRAPLQGVVDQIAVTPNQAVEKGQLLAALDVRDLEGRLESARQALAVAEAELRQNQQQALVDDRSKATLALAQGKRAQAASDMDFYARAVARAQLRAERAGIVLFDDPADWIGKPVALGERIMMVADPADVELDIHLPVGDAIALPDQAPVRLFLNTAPADPLPATLLRVGYRAAPTADGTMAYRVRARLDDDALAAQPRVGLKGTAKLYGERTPLAGYLLRKPLATLRVWLGM, from the coding sequence GTGACAGACGCCGTTTCTAAAGAACAGCGGCTGGCCGCGCTGCTCCAGTTGGAAAAGCGCGCGCGCGCATGCGCGGACACGGAGGGGCTGGGCTTCCTGATGGTCAACGACACGCATGCGCTGGCGCCGTACCGGCAGGCGGCACTGTGGCTGCCGGGCGCCGGCGCGGACGGCCGAATCGCCGCGCTGTCGGGCCTGGCCGTGCCGGACGCGAACGCGCCCTACACGGCGTGGCTGGCCGGCCTGCTGTCGCGCCGCGCGGACGATGGCACGAGCGGGGGCTTTTCCGCCAGTCCTGATGAACAGACGATGTGGGCAGAGCATCTGCCGGGCCATGGCCTGCTGCTGCGCTTGCCGCTGGATGCGGCGGACGGCGCGCGCCCCCGCGACGCCCTGCTGGCCTTGTGGCGCGACGCCCCGTGGACGGGCGCCGAGACCGCGATGCTGGGCCTGCTGGCCGACGCCTATGCCCACGCCTGGCGCGCCCTCGCGCCCGCGCGGGCGCCGCGCGGCGCGGCCGCCTGGTGGTCCCGCCTGCGCCATGGCAGACGCCGCACGCGCATCTGGCTGGCGCTGGGCCTGGCCGCCGTCGCGCTCCTGTTCGTGCCGGTCCGCCAATCGGTGCTGGCGCCCGCCGAAATCGTGGCGCGCGCGCCGATGGCCGTGCGCGCGCCGCTGCAGGGCGTGGTCGACCAAATCGCCGTCACGCCCAATCAGGCCGTGGAGAAAGGCCAGTTGCTGGCCGCGCTGGACGTGCGCGACCTCGAAGGGCGGCTGGAAAGCGCGCGCCAGGCGCTTGCCGTCGCCGAAGCCGAACTGCGGCAGAACCAGCAGCAGGCGCTGGTCGACGACCGCAGCAAGGCCACGCTGGCGCTGGCGCAGGGCAAGCGCGCGCAGGCCGCGAGCGACATGGACTTCTACGCCCGGGCCGTGGCGCGCGCCCAGTTGCGCGCCGAACGCGCCGGCATCGTGCTGTTCGACGACCCGGCCGACTGGATCGGCAAGCCCGTCGCGCTGGGCGAGCGCATCATGATGGTCGCCGACCCGGCCGACGTCGAACTGGACATCCACTTGCCGGTCGGCGACGCCATCGCGCTGCCGGACCAGGCCCCGGTCCGCCTCTTTCTGAACACCGCGCCGGCCGATCCCTTGCCCGCCACGCTGCTGCGCGTGGGCTATCGCGCCGCCCCCACCGCCGACGGCACCATGGCCTATCGCGTCCGTGCGCGCCTGGACGACGACGCGCTGGCCGCGCAGCCCCGCGTCGGTCTCAAGGGCACCGCCAAGCTGTACGGCGAGCGCACGCCGCTGGCCGGCTACCTGCTGCGCAAACCGCTGGCAACGCTGCGCGTATGGCTGGGCATGTGA
- a CDS encoding YbaN family protein has translation MTPRKPWVRVLYLALAFISIALAVAGVFLPGLPSTEFVLLASWAAARSSPRLHRWLHEHRWFGPMLHNWHNGRMVTRRAKYMATVSMTLCMIVMTRTIPHPWVVWPLCLTMSAVLVWIWLRPEPAGAPDRSTAPLPAGRHVHRT, from the coding sequence ATGACGCCACGCAAGCCGTGGGTCCGCGTGCTGTACCTCGCGCTGGCCTTCATCAGCATTGCGCTCGCTGTCGCCGGCGTATTCCTGCCCGGCCTGCCCAGCACCGAATTCGTGCTGCTGGCCTCCTGGGCCGCGGCGCGCAGTTCGCCGCGGCTGCACCGCTGGCTGCACGAACATCGCTGGTTCGGCCCCATGCTGCACAACTGGCACAACGGCCGCATGGTCACGCGCCGCGCCAAGTACATGGCCACGGTGTCGATGACGCTTTGCATGATCGTGATGACCCGCACCATTCCCCATCCCTGGGTCGTCTGGCCGCTGTGCCTGACGATGTCGGCGGTGCTGGTGTGGATCTGGCTGCGCCCGGAACCGGCGGGAGCGCCCGACCGTTCGACGGCGCCGCTGCCGGCGGGCCGGCACGTGCATCGAACGTAG
- a CDS encoding biliverdin-producing heme oxygenase — protein MTTDTLERPSLSHRLKHETADQHERMHRLMERGAPFSSRIAYARFVAAQYLFQRDVEYLFQDDAVKRAVPDLQARGREDASLADLRDLDAAVPEDGIASVGVTMPEALGWLYVSEGSTLGAAFLFKQAQADLGLSADFGARNLAAYPEGRALVWRRFVASLDSDTLDPATHDAVIAGANAAYDRFGELLERHFELGA, from the coding sequence ATGACCACCGACACCCTCGAACGTCCCTCGCTGTCGCACCGCCTCAAGCATGAAACCGCGGACCAGCACGAGCGCATGCATCGCCTCATGGAACGCGGCGCGCCCTTCTCGAGCCGCATCGCCTACGCCCGCTTCGTCGCCGCGCAATACCTCTTCCAGCGCGATGTGGAATATCTGTTCCAGGACGACGCCGTCAAACGCGCCGTGCCGGACCTGCAGGCGCGCGGCCGCGAAGACGCCTCGCTGGCCGATCTGCGCGACCTGGACGCCGCGGTGCCCGAGGATGGCATCGCCAGCGTGGGGGTGACCATGCCCGAAGCCCTGGGTTGGCTGTACGTGTCGGAAGGCTCGACGCTGGGCGCCGCCTTCCTCTTCAAGCAGGCGCAGGCCGACCTGGGCCTGTCGGCCGACTTCGGCGCGCGCAACCTGGCCGCCTATCCGGAAGGCCGCGCCCTCGTCTGGCGCCGCTTCGTCGCCTCGCTGGACAGCGACACGCTCGACCCGGCCACGCACGACGCCGTGATCGCCGGCGCCAACGCGGCCTATGACCGCTTCGGCGAATTGCTCGAACGGCACTTCGAACTCGGCGCATGA
- a CDS encoding TolC family protein encodes MTHRARRFALTVLATAVLAGCAVTPPETLSTQDLLQLDQSDRGAMFARQEPVTGPITLDEAIARAVKYNLEQRLALMERALEDDLVDVQKQGMLPKLTARAGMRARNNDYGSSSESLATGQQSLVPSTSQERDTHTADLQLTWNVLDFGLSYFGAKAQGNKALAAEERRRRVVADIIRQTRTAYWNAVTAERLKDRVASTLAEARQTLEYARQTEQKRLVAPILALRYQRDLLNMVRQTEALDNELAQAKARLATLMNLPPSADFQLAAPDAATLAPPALAYELQDLEALAMVRRPELREESYLARNAVLETRMSLLRLLPNASLFGGLNYDSNKYLVNNNWADAGMQVSWNLLNVLSWSSISRAGESREKVAELRRQALRMTVLSQVHIAWLERQRAETAFRRASELSRLQDAIQVQTENAARSSAETHLEVVRAKVETLLATRARDLSYAELVNAQNTIYQAAGIDPLPDRIADESLASLARDIADTNRQIESGHVDIPRLVPPPQAGAPEGLAVATPVADAAAPVIEPAVPAALRTVTGNLWSSLGSVAAVGPADASALPAGAR; translated from the coding sequence ATGACACACCGCGCCCGCCGCTTCGCCCTGACGGTGCTCGCCACCGCCGTTCTCGCCGGCTGCGCCGTGACGCCGCCCGAAACACTGAGCACGCAGGACCTGCTCCAGCTCGACCAGTCCGACCGCGGCGCCATGTTCGCCCGCCAGGAGCCGGTGACGGGTCCCATCACGCTGGACGAAGCCATCGCCCGCGCCGTCAAGTACAACCTCGAGCAGCGGCTGGCCCTGATGGAGCGCGCGCTGGAAGACGACCTGGTGGACGTGCAGAAGCAGGGCATGCTGCCCAAGCTGACCGCCCGCGCGGGCATGCGCGCGCGCAACAACGATTACGGTTCGTCCAGCGAATCGCTGGCCACGGGCCAGCAGTCGCTCGTGCCCTCGACCAGCCAGGAGCGCGACACGCACACGGCCGACCTGCAACTGACCTGGAACGTGCTGGATTTCGGCCTGAGCTACTTCGGCGCCAAAGCGCAAGGCAACAAGGCGCTGGCCGCGGAAGAGCGGCGCCGCCGCGTGGTGGCCGACATCATCCGCCAGACGCGCACGGCCTACTGGAACGCCGTCACCGCCGAGCGCCTGAAGGACCGCGTGGCCTCCACCCTGGCCGAAGCCCGCCAGACGCTGGAATACGCGCGCCAGACCGAGCAGAAGCGGCTGGTGGCGCCCATCCTGGCGCTGCGCTATCAGCGCGACCTGCTGAACATGGTGCGCCAGACCGAAGCGCTGGACAACGAACTGGCGCAGGCCAAGGCCCGGCTCGCCACGCTGATGAACCTGCCGCCCTCGGCCGACTTCCAGCTGGCCGCGCCCGACGCGGCCACGCTCGCGCCGCCCGCCCTGGCCTACGAACTGCAGGACCTGGAGGCCCTGGCCATGGTCCGCCGTCCGGAACTGCGCGAAGAAAGCTACCTCGCGCGCAACGCCGTGCTGGAAACGCGCATGTCGCTGCTGCGCCTGTTGCCCAACGCCTCGCTTTTCGGCGGGCTGAACTACGACAGCAACAAATACCTCGTCAACAACAACTGGGCCGACGCCGGCATGCAGGTCAGCTGGAACCTCCTGAACGTGCTGTCGTGGTCGTCGATCAGCCGCGCCGGCGAATCGCGCGAAAAGGTGGCTGAACTGCGGCGCCAGGCGCTGCGCATGACGGTGCTCAGCCAGGTCCACATCGCCTGGCTGGAACGCCAGCGTGCCGAGACTGCCTTTCGCCGCGCCAGCGAGCTGAGCCGCCTGCAGGATGCGATCCAGGTGCAGACCGAAAACGCGGCGCGCAGCAGCGCGGAAACGCACCTGGAAGTCGTGCGCGCCAAGGTCGAAACCCTGCTCGCCACGCGGGCGCGCGACCTGAGCTACGCGGAGCTGGTCAATGCGCAGAACACGATCTACCAGGCGGCCGGCATCGACCCCTTGCCCGATCGCATCGCCGACGAGAGCCTGGCCAGCCTGGCGCGCGACATCGCCGACACCAACCGGCAGATCGAGAGCGGCCACGTCGACATCCCGCGCCTGGTTCCGCCGCCGCAGGCTGGCGCGCCGGAAGGGCTGGCCGTCGCCACCCCCGTGGCCGACGCGGCCGCGCCCGTCATCGAACCGGCCGTCCCGGCCGCGCTGCGCACGGTCACCGGCAATCTGTGGAGCAGCCTGGGCTCGGTCGCCGCCGTCGGCCCGGCGGACGCCTCGGCACTGCCGGCGGGCGCGCGCTGA